The Chryseobacterium sp. 52 genome includes a region encoding these proteins:
- a CDS encoding conjugal transfer protein TraD, with protein METLIVICLLVVIALLLQDKIIIKKTEKDKPEKKINTKLPEIMGRARPVRSHEVPNTAIEGQPVRYEKEADNFDLEIERENFDLQIPQEEPEEVLESVPDFEQEEEQWRREREPIGEDGFATGVTFEELSTVGMLFRQKIPEPSLEKETLAIVQKIQGTELFSLLENSMGDASRKIAMLLDRRLHSTETDSGSSIMRKNTLDDFDINAFL; from the coding sequence ATGGAAACACTCATAGTCATATGCCTGCTTGTGGTCATTGCCTTATTGCTGCAGGATAAAATTATAATCAAAAAAACGGAGAAAGATAAGCCGGAAAAGAAGATCAACACAAAGCTGCCTGAAATTATGGGACGGGCAAGGCCGGTAAGAAGCCATGAGGTTCCAAATACGGCCATAGAAGGCCAGCCTGTCCGTTATGAAAAAGAAGCTGATAATTTTGATCTTGAAATCGAAAGAGAAAATTTCGATTTACAAATTCCGCAGGAAGAACCGGAGGAAGTTTTAGAAAGCGTTCCTGATTTTGAACAGGAAGAGGAGCAATGGCGCAGAGAAAGAGAGCCAATAGGTGAAGACGGTTTCGCCACAGGGGTCACCTTTGAAGAACTTAGCACTGTGGGGATGCTGTTCAGGCAGAAAATACCTGAACCCTCTTTAGAAAAAGAAACATTGGCTATTGTTCAGAAAATACAGGGAACCGAACTCTTCAGCCTACTGGAAAACTCTATGGGAGATGCTTCACGTAAAATAGCTATGCTATTGGACCGCAGACTTCACTCTACTGAAACCGATTCCGGTTCTTCCATTATGCGGAAAAATACGCTTGATGATTTTGATATCAATGCATTTTTATAA